The DNA segment CCGAAGGCGGATCAATGCAGCATGTGAAACCTCATGGTGCATTGTACAATATGGCCGCGGCAAATAAAGGTCTTGCAGTCGCGATTGCAGAAGCAGTATACAAAGTTGATCCGGAACTTATTTTATATGGATTGTCTGGTTCGGAGTTGATCCATGCCGGAACAGCAGTCGGTTTACAGGTGGCCAATGAGGTCTTTGCAGACCGGACCTATCAGCAGGACGGCAGCCTGACCTCCAGGAAACAAGCCAATGCCCTGATCACCGATCATGAGCTGGCCATCGCTCAGGTCATTAAAATGATCAAAGAAGGAGAGGTGCTTTCTCAACAGGGGACTCCGGTTAGCATTAAAGCGGATACCATTTGCATTCATGGAGATGGACATTCGGCTGTAGCATTTGCCAAAGGCATTTATGCTGCTTTTAAGAAGGAAGGGATTACCTTATCTTCCACCAATCAACCGCGTGCGATCGCCAATAATTCCGCTGAATGAAGATCATAAAAAACAGAAGTGTCCTTATGGGGGCCGCATTTCTAATGGCAACCTCTGCCATTGGCCCGGGCTTTTTAACACAGACCACGGTCTTTACGCAATCATTGGGCGCAAGCTTTGGATTCGTTATCCTCACTTCCATTATCATCGATATTGGTGTCCAGCTGAACATCTGGAGGGTGATCGCGGTCTCCGAAAAAAGAGCTCAGGACATTGCAAATATGCTGCTTCCCGGTTTGGGAGGCTTCATTTCCCTGCTGATTGTTTTAGGCGGACTGGCTTTTAATATCGGCAACATCGCGGGTGCGGGACTGGGGCTTCAGGCTTTATTGGGCGTTTCGGTAACTACCGGAGCGGTGATTTCTGCTGCGCTGGCCGTTGCCATTTTCCTGATCAGGGAAGCGGGAAAGGCCATGGACCGTTTTGCACAGGTCATGGGTTTCATCATGATCATTGTCATCATTTACATCGCCATCACTTCAGCTCCTCCGGTAGGAGAGGCCGTACTGAGGACTTTCGTTCCCTTAAAAATAGACCTGGTTACCATTGTTACTTTAGTAGGCGGTACGGTTGGGGGGTACATCACCTTCTCCGGAGGTCACCGTTTACTGGATGCCGGAATTAAGGGAAAAGGGGCTTTGCAGGAAGTGAGCACGAGTGCGGTAATGGGAATTTCTGTAGCCTCGCTGGTTCGTATCTTCCTGTTTCTGGCTTCGTTGGGTGTGATCAGTAAGGAGCTGGCGATCGATGCGGGTAATCCTACGGCTTCTGTCTTTCAGCTGGCTGCGGGCGAAATCGGTTATCGCCTGTTTGGCCTGGTGATGTTTTCTGCTGCAGTAACTTCAGTGATTGGTTCTGCTTATACTTCCGTTTCTTTTGTGAAATCTTTCAGTCCTAAGATCGCTAAAAATGAAAACAAAGTGATCATTGCTTTTATCCTGGTTTCGACTTTCATCTTTATCCTGGTCGGGAAACCGGTAAAGCTCCTGATCCTTGCCGGAGTGGTGAATGGTTTTATCCTGCCGGTTACCCTGGCTACCATTCTTTTTGCGGCTTACAAAACCCGTATTGTCGGGGATTATAAACACCCGGTCTGGCTGACCTGCTTTGGCGTATTGGTGGTGTTGATCATGACCTTCATGAGTGGGAAAGTGCTGTTTGGAATGATCAGCTAAGCAAAAGGCGGATGCTTACTTAGCCGCCGCCTGTAATGCCCTTTGTAGAAAACCTTGTTGTTTCAGCTTTTCCTCTACCTCGGTAATGGCTTTGAGCAGGTTATTCTCTGTGGCAGTAATTTCGGTAAAGACGCCGACCATTAATTGCCAGACGGGTTGCATCCGGATAATCAGTTCTTCTCCCTTGCTGCTCAATTGAATCAGGCGTTTCCGTTCGTCTTTTTTATCCTTCTTAGAGCGGATCAGCTTTTGCTTTTCCAGTTCTTTCAACAGGCTGATGGTGGAAGGGTGGGTGTATCCGATTTCAGAAGCCAGATCCACGACACCCAGGATCCCTTTGTGATGAAGGGTATAAATTACAGGAAACCATTTGGGCTCAAAATCAATGTCATAACTTTTATACAGCAATGCCCCGTCCTTTCTGAACTGCTCGCTCAACCTTTGAAGCCTTGTAGAGATGGCAAGAATGCCCGATTCATCAATTACATTCATGATTTGATCGCTAAATGATAAAATACATTGTCAGCACTCATGAGTGGAAATAATTCGGGAAGTGCCGACTTCTCAATTTTCTCAAATCCGTTTCTTTCGTAAAAACGCATGGCCGCCTGGAGCACAGAAACCGTTCCAAGGTACAGGTGGCGGATGTTCTTTTCTTTGCAGTACGCAATGAGTGTTTCCAGCAGCAGCTGCGCCAGTCCAAGCGCTTTACCTCTGAAATCCTTTTTCACAAACATTTTTCTGATCGCTGCCGAATCGTTGTCGTACTTAATCAAAGCAATGGTACCGGCAAGTTCTTCATTCACCTTTGCGCCCCAGAAACCGCCGCCGGTCTGATAGTACGCATTTTCAATGTCCAGTAAATCGGGTTGATCATTTAAAGTAATCGGAACATTAAACTCTATTTGCTGAATGGGCAGAATGATGTCGATCACTGCTGCCGAAGATTCATTTTTGATGGGTACGATTAAAACTTCCATTTGTCATTTGAATTATTGTAATTCAAAACTACGTAGTTGACTACATATATACAAGCTGATTTTGTTTTTTTACTTATCTTTGTTGAAATATTGTGGCTAAGGGAAGATATGGTAACAGATGAAGGGAAAGAAAATACAGATGCCATTTCCTGTTTTGGCTATTGTAAGGATTGTGGGGAAATGCACGAGTTGCCATCGGAACTCGCTATACCTCATTGCCATGCGCTGATGGCTGAACTTGCGGAACACCGGAGAATAGACTTTGATGTTGCACTGGAAGATGCGGATCCGCGCTTGTCTACAGATGGACTATATACTGCGATGAGAGGCAGGATGTTTGGCATCCTGGTCTGCCAGGATGCGGAAGGGAAAGAAGTGATCCTACGCGCTTTTTCTTCCCGGCACAATGGGGTCTGGAATGTTTCCGGATGGGTTCCTCCATTGGTAGATGAACATCGTTTTGTAGCCGAAGTAGCCCTTGGAAATCTCGACATTCATCCCCTCACAGATCTGATTGCTACCTTGCCTAAAGAATCTAAAGAATGGTATTTGAAGATCGCCGAAAGAAGAATCGTTTCCCATGGCATCCTCGCGAAACTCAATGCCCTTTACGAAATTCACAATTTCAGGAACGAAAAACGATCACTGGAAGCTGCTTTTTACCTGGAAAAAGGAATTCCTGTAGGAACCGGCGATTGCTGTGCACCGAAATTATTGAATTATGCAGCAATACATCATTTGAAACCCATCAGCATGGCTGAGTTTTTCTGGGGAAAGGAAACTGCCTCCGGACACCGCAAAGAAGGCGGTTTTTATGCCTCTTGTGCCGAAAAATGCCAACCGCTGCTCGGTTATATGCTCTGTGGTGTAAACAATCCGATACAGTAGATCTATATCGGCTCATAATTAGTATCTTGTTTTAGCGTTCTTATAAATTATGTTTAACTTTGAATTTTGTAACCTTAACACCCAGAGGTCTTACTGAAAATTTTATAGGTCCAGTTTTCTTATCAATGAAAAACAAGCAGCGCTCTTTCCTGGTTATATCGGTAATAATACTTTTATTTATTGCTTTTCTTTTTCGTAATTCAGTAGTTCAGCGGTCGGAACAACGGGTATTGATATCAAGTCTTAAAGAATTAGAAGGAAACAGCCGTCAGATCTCTAAGCTGGATACCATTACCATGAGCCTGCAAACTGCAGAGAATAATTTCAGAATGTACACCACTTTGTGGGATACCGTATACTTTAAAAAATATACCAAAGAAGTGCTTTTGATCTCTGGTTTGCTGGAAGACCTGACCGTGGAAGACACCAGCAAGATCTCCGGTCATATTGTCGGCGACCTGAAGAGTAAGAAAGGGCAAATGATGCTTTACGGTGAAATTAAGAAGCTGACCGATTCCCTGAACAACGTCAATGTGGAACTGGAATTGCTCAAGATCACCGGAGATGTACCCAAGTTAAGACCTACCCCTAAGGCCACCTTGAAAAAGACAACCAAGGTAGAACAATTGAAAGCCTCCCCGGAAGTAAAAAAAGAGAAGTTCTTTAAGCGTCTGAAAAACGCCATCCTGAATAAAGAAGAACTTAAAGATTCGGTTAAAACACTCAAAACAGAAGTGACTTATGAACAAGCTCCTTCCAATGTAGATGAATATAATAAAAAGCAGCTGGAGCGGATTGAGCGTTTCTATGCCGGTCTGTATGAAGACTTAAAAAATAACCGTAAA comes from the Pedobacter sp. FW305-3-2-15-E-R2A2 genome and includes:
- a CDS encoding NRAMP family divalent metal transporter, whose amino-acid sequence is MKIIKNRSVLMGAAFLMATSAIGPGFLTQTTVFTQSLGASFGFVILTSIIIDIGVQLNIWRVIAVSEKRAQDIANMLLPGLGGFISLLIVLGGLAFNIGNIAGAGLGLQALLGVSVTTGAVISAALAVAIFLIREAGKAMDRFAQVMGFIMIIVIIYIAITSAPPVGEAVLRTFVPLKIDLVTIVTLVGGTVGGYITFSGGHRLLDAGIKGKGALQEVSTSAVMGISVASLVRIFLFLASLGVISKELAIDAGNPTASVFQLAAGEIGYRLFGLVMFSAAVTSVIGSAYTSVSFVKSFSPKIAKNENKVIIAFILVSTFIFILVGKPVKLLILAGVVNGFILPVTLATILFAAYKTRIVGDYKHPVWLTCFGVLVVLIMTFMSGKVLFGMIS
- a CDS encoding GNAT family N-acetyltransferase; the protein is MEVLIVPIKNESSAAVIDIILPIQQIEFNVPITLNDQPDLLDIENAYYQTGGGFWGAKVNEELAGTIALIKYDNDSAAIRKMFVKKDFRGKALGLAQLLLETLIAYCKEKNIRHLYLGTVSVLQAAMRFYERNGFEKIEKSALPELFPLMSADNVFYHLAIKS
- a CDS encoding MarR family transcriptional regulator gives rise to the protein MNVIDESGILAISTRLQRLSEQFRKDGALLYKSYDIDFEPKWFPVIYTLHHKGILGVVDLASEIGYTHPSTISLLKELEKQKLIRSKKDKKDERKRLIQLSSKGEELIIRMQPVWQLMVGVFTEITATENNLLKAITEVEEKLKQQGFLQRALQAAAK
- a CDS encoding 5-oxoprolinase subunit PxpA — its product is MVNRYTADLNCDMGEGFGAFDIGNDEAILPFVSSANIACGFHAGDPAVMKKTVRLALKHGVAIGAHPGLPDLQGFGRREMAISPEEAYDMVVYQIGALTAFVKSEGGSMQHVKPHGALYNMAAANKGLAVAIAEAVYKVDPELILYGLSGSELIHAGTAVGLQVANEVFADRTYQQDGSLTSRKQANALITDHELAIAQVIKMIKEGEVLSQQGTPVSIKADTICIHGDGHSAVAFAKGIYAAFKKEGITLSSTNQPRAIANNSAE